Genomic window (Primulina eburnea isolate SZY01 chromosome 8, ASM2296580v1, whole genome shotgun sequence):
TATTTATTACCCATAACGCAAtatttatttcttataattgtgatttaccGTGCAAAGCCCTATACTAAACAAATAGTGAACATAATGAGGATTGCATTGACGTGACTGTCAATTTGCCAAATTGTAAAATCCTATGCATAACAAACACAAATAATTGTTTTGTACAATAAGAAAACACTTCAAAAGAATCAAAATGAGTTTAAATTAGttttatgtgtaaaaattaCTCTGACATATATCAAATGGATagaaaaagataaataaaaatgaattcaaATCATTTTTATGTAAAACAAACTATCAATACATAACTCAAATTTTAGATCACACTAAAAAAAGTGATCATTACTTTACTTCTTTATGTTACAGATATAGGATAACAATTAAAATTGAATATGAGAATGAGATGACAAGAATAACATTATTTAGAAAAGTTGCATCGTCTTTTGTTGAATGCTCTATTGAAGATTTCATTCAAATTCATGACCAGAGATATAAGATAAAACAAACAAATGATTTTATATCTACATAAATATTGTATCTAACAATAAAGATTTTCAATGCAGAATCTACCAAATaacacatataaagattcgttaaATCAACCAAGCTCCAAGCTCCATACATTCTTGTTCAAGTTGGATAATTCAGTAGAAAAATGTGATGAAGTGTTAAAAATTGTGACAGAAGCTATTGAGATACATGACAATTATCCAACAACAAATGTCAATATCAAGAAATGGAGATCTCGGAAgaccaaataattaattatttatctattaaagttattcttatttcaaaaataatttaaacatatttaaataaaactaTCATATACAAATTATCTCTATTTCGCAACGTGCAACGAAGCGTTGATTTATCtagtttaataaaatatatgaaacGTTACCCCAACAACAACCCCAAGTGGGAAGAATCATTGTCAAGAAAAGTACACAACGAAAGAGATGGCAATCCATGCCATTTCCCTTTGTCTGCTACCATATGAACCACTTGCTCGATCAGTTTAGAACTAGCTCTTGGATCCCCAGCTCGTCCGATTCGAAGTTGAAGCCGTGATCATTGATCTAGCTCTGTTCATGTCACACGAGAGTAATTTTTCCAATATTGTGTGGACAAAATCTTTATCTGAAGTGCTCCACTTGTTTTTGGCATGCAACGTGAGAGGACCACCAGTTCATGATTAAAAAGCACTGCCCCCAAACATATTTCAAACTCGAAGAAAAGCTTAGTTGCTTGCTGTATGTCAATGGCGAAAAGGTAAACTGATCCCTGCATTTCAGTTTTAGATAACCAATTCAAATTCTACGTACAAGGAGTGAACATTTTGGTTTAATTTGCAGGCTAGAGGGCAAAGTAGCTATCGTAACCGGTGGAGCAAGCGGCATTGGCGAAGCCACAGTGAGGCTTTTCGTCCAGAATGGCGCGAAGGTCATTATCGCCGATGTACAAGATGAACTAGGCCAAAAAGTGTGCCAGGACATCGGACCTCCCGAAGACATTTCCTACATGCATTGTGACGTTACCGATGAAAGCGATGTCCAAACCACAGTGGACACTGCCATTTCGAAACACGGCAACCTCGACATAATGTTCGCAAATGCCGGAATCGCAGGTGCCAGAAATCGTCAAGGAATTATTGGCACAGATTACGAAGATCTCAAAAGGGTTTTCGAAACCAATGTGTTTGGCGCATTCTTGTGCGCTAAACATGCCGCTAGAGTAATGATCCCTGCAAAAAAGGGGAGCATCGTGTTTACCTCCAGTGTTGCCTCGGTGACTTATGGAGATGTCCCGCATACTTACGTAGCATCAAAATGCGCGGTGGTGGGACTGGCGAAGAATCTGTGCATAGAGTTGGGGCAGTATGGCATAAGAGTTAATTGTGTGTCGCCTTTCGGGATTGCGTCGCCGATGCTGATGAATGAGCTGGACATGGGAAAGAGCGAGGTGGAGGAGTTTGTTTCGGAGATTGCGACATTGAAAGGGGAAGTTGTGGATGCCAATGATGTGGCCGAGGCTGTGCTGTTCCTGGGTAGTGGCTCGTCGAAGTATGTGAGCGGGCAGAACTTGGTGATTGATGGAGGTTACAGCCTCACTAATGTTGCTCTACGTGAGGCCTACAAAAAAATGCTTGTCTCTTGATTTGCTGCCAATCACATGTTTCTATTTGTTTGTTTCCAACAATTGTTGCTAATGTATTCTGTAATAAATCGTGTCTACTGGTCATAAATGGATTTAGAAATATTCCGTTGTTTTGATTTTCCCATTTTGTTGTTTGTAGCAATAAAACGCTTACTCAACTGTCGGTGTATTCTCAATAGCTTAGATTTCGAATCTTTTAATGGAATAATGGAACTTTTCATCCACGTTCGATGTCATAATGTATGTGGCAATCGTAGCTAAAGTTTTGCCCTTCTTCACTCTACAAATCAATGGGTTCAGCATGAAAATATATCCCAAAGTTGATTTTTGTGAGTCAATGCATGAGCGTATATAGTTTGAGTAAGGTATCCCCTAAAAGGTATATGTCCCTTTGTTTGCAATTACCGAGATGATGAAAAATGTAATCAAATTATACAGATAGTTTTCGTTAATAGTTGACATTTAATTTGATTTAGTCAAAGTATCATGCATGTTTTTGTAAAATTCGAGATAAATGTATAATATGTCAAAAATTGTACACTTGAGAGTGCAAACtttatatgatttgatcatatataaaaatattaatgttttaaatataataatattttttagttAGTACAAAAGTATCAATTTGGAAGGGGAACTAAGATTATCTATCTTACTAATATCGACAGACTCAGAAATCCTAACTTTTGTgttattgaatatttttttatgctctTCTCGAAttgcaaaaatattatttttatttgataaaagaTTATTTAAAACCTATTCTAATAAATTTGTACATCATATTCtaataaaacatttattttatcttcttttgaatttttaaacaaTCATAACATAAAGCATTATTATAACAAGAGTGTGTCTCATATGATATTGTTTCACGAATcgtaatctgtgagacgagtcaaccttacATATATTCACAATTCCTCCCAAGAATTGAACTCCTTGCAATTAAtaagaatcgaacccgtgatcttggctctgataccaattgtaggaccgagcgcttgtcgctttaccaaaagctatagctagtagtaatggtgcaactcaaatcttttaaaccgcatagtagctcaagcaccatggttcgaccACTATGGTGCAACATGTCTCTTTTTTTTCATCCACTATGTTTGTCTTAACTTTTTTGTTCGAAATTTGACGCATTTCGTAGACTATATGTatgaaaaaccaagaaattatataattcacatAAATCATTTATTATTCTCTTCGTACAACAGAAGACCCAGAATATGTGGCTTTGATTGGTATACTctcataattatttttatataaactaACCAGTTGCCGCCAACAATACTAACCAAAacgtataaaaaaatcataacgcAAAGAACctcgataagaaaaaaaaatgataactcaaagtttaaaaataatttatttagtacaataacaaagaaattgaagtatatacgagcaataaaaagcataaatcactctccaattaaatattaactcatattattcacaatttgtataaattttccaatatttttttcaaataaagagaagacgccttattaatgtcatcgttttatagatattcatttcacttctttaaaaaaaacacaaatgaaaaatggtgacttgaaatcataataaaaccatttagaaaaacagccgtaaaaatataatacaaagtcacacaatttttcttaaaccatagaaaaatattatactattgacaaaatatatctagcaacaacaaaacatgcgttaacttgtgatataattaaaatttagaataatgcataatcattgaattattaagttatttagtcaatttttttataaatgctgctaaataaatattactaaataatatgctccatttgatcattttgtgttcttgcaaTGAGGAGTTTTTTTTACCATAGCGTTAAcatgtttgattgttatatgtcatttgtattgatcatgtaattgtttttggattgtttatgtgatttgttgtttgCACGAAGAAAAgagaaacaaaatcaaatatccaacaaaaatggttatttttcaattttttattgttgagatattttgttaatttttaaacacataatgcatgttttctgtttgcttagattacttagtttgaagtgacttataaaatattaaaaaaattgaaatatttcttcgtttttacgttatgtctcagaatatcaagagataatattttttatttattgagaCAATTGTATTTCCAAACTTCTGTccataaatcaatatttaatttttttacgacattattatattctctaatcaattttttttttacttagattgatagaagacattttaatttgagtttttatgttcttacttatattatttttgtaatattatttattatgaaaataataggtgaactacaaaatttggtaggtctaagagtcctctgacgaacgacaaatatggataaattattaaaatatataatatccagtAGATTTTTGACATGCGATTTTGTTCTAAttcaatgattatgcatgattccaagttttaattatatcacaagtCAACACATGCTTTGTTGTTGCTAGATATATTTTGTCAatagtataatatttttctatggtttaagaaaaattgtgtgactttgtattatatttttacggctccttttctaaatggttttcttatgatttcaaggcaccatttttcatttgtgtttttttaaagaagtggaatgaatatctataaaacgatgacattaataaggcgtcttctctttatttgaaaaaaatattggaaaatttatacaaattatgaataatatgagttaatatttaatttgagagtgatttatgctttttattgctcttatatacttcaatttctttgttattgtactaaataaattatttttaaactttgagttatcatttttttttcttatcgagGTTCTTTgcgttatgatttttttatacgttttggttagtattgttggtggtaattgatttttctgatattatatgatgtgtcttgttgtttataaaaataagtatgagAGTATACCAATCAAAGCCACGTATTTTGGGTCTTCTGTTCTACGAAGAGAATAATAAATGGTTTctgtgaattatataatttttttgtttttcatacatatagtctacgaaatgcgtcaaattttgaacaaaaaagttaagacaaacatagtgaatgaaaaaaaatagacatgttaaataaaaaataatgttgtgtattactatgttgggtgcaataattgtccatgtttggtagagcggtcgaaccgtggtgcttgagctactgtgcggtttaaaagatttgagttgcaccactactactagctatagcttttggtaaagcggcaagcgctcgaccctacaattggtatcagagccaaggtcacgggttcgattcccattgattgtgaatagtgcaattattgagagggagattgttgggtgaaATAATTGTtactgcttggtagagcggccgaaccgtggtgcttgagctgctgtgcagtttaaaagatttgagttgcaccattactactaactatagattttggtaaagcggcaagcgctcggtcctacatactatgtcctaatttctgtatgatataattcaagcacatttttttttatagacatttgaaattaggttcaactaagtaacatgaaacatatacatatatattaaatcatatttaaagcaaaatattaagatcaagaatgattcagatttaaatttaaacgaagcacaatgaagaagaaattgaagaattgtatgtgtacattaagtgttatataatgattatgttgTTACTTCATGGTTGTCCGACATATGAATGTCATATAAAATGTCaatatttctcaataaaatagtttttcaaaaagaaaaaattcttaattcagaaaaaaatacataaaaaacaaattgtgcataattctcattctatttataatggtatgagaacaattctaaaACTTTGTTGACACAATATAATAGATCAATTTTGTGCATTTTATTGAGACATTAAGCCAGTTTCACTTTATTTCCTCCAATATTATCTCGATATATTTCGATGTGACTACGAGAttgtttttgtctttttttttagtcaaagtgtctaaccactaattcataacatatatgatgGTAGCATAGAAAACTCCTCGTCCATGAAATCTAAAtggttatattattagatgagatattgaataagtgtagtatcccgatacctaatttgagttaattattggattaattatatttttcggtgggatcggaaggacc
Coding sequences:
- the LOC140837641 gene encoding secoisolariciresinol dehydrogenase-like, with product MSMAKRLEGKVAIVTGGASGIGEATVRLFVQNGAKVIIADVQDELGQKVCQDIGPPEDISYMHCDVTDESDVQTTVDTAISKHGNLDIMFANAGIAGARNRQGIIGTDYEDLKRVFETNVFGAFLCAKHAARVMIPAKKGSIVFTSSVASVTYGDVPHTYVASKCAVVGLAKNLCIELGQYGIRVNCVSPFGIASPMLMNELDMGKSEVEEFVSEIATLKGEVVDANDVAEAVLFLGSGSSKYVSGQNLVIDGGYSLTNVALREAYKKMLVS